The proteins below are encoded in one region of Pseudomonas ekonensis:
- a CDS encoding MFS family transporter, translated as MTTLTSPYTGEERSKRIFAIVGASSGNLVEWFDFYVYAFCAIYFAPAFFPSDNPTVQLVNTAGVFAAGFLMRPIGGWIFGRVADKHGRKNSMMISVLMMCFGSLLIACLPTYNSIGVWAPVLLLFARLLQGLSVGGEYGTTATYMSEVALKGQRGFFASFQYVTLIGGQLLAVLLVVILQQFLSEDELRAYGWRIPFVVGAAAALISLFLRRSLKETTSKEGRENKDAGSLRALFRDHKAAFITVLGYTAGGSLIFYTFTTYMQKYLVNTAGMHAKTASYIMTGALFLYMCMQPLFGMLADRIGRRNSMLWFGALGTLFTVPILLSLKSVSSPFLAFVLITVALAIVSFYTSISGLVKAEMFPPEVRALGVGLAYAVANAIFGGSAEYVALSLKSAGMENSFYWYVTVMMAVAFLFSLRLPKQAAYLHHDL; from the coding sequence ATGACAACATTGACCTCCCCTTACACCGGCGAAGAGCGCAGCAAGCGCATCTTCGCCATTGTCGGCGCGTCGTCCGGCAACCTCGTCGAATGGTTCGACTTCTATGTCTACGCCTTCTGCGCGATCTATTTCGCTCCGGCGTTCTTCCCCTCCGACAACCCCACGGTGCAGCTGGTCAACACGGCCGGCGTGTTCGCCGCCGGCTTCCTGATGCGGCCCATCGGCGGCTGGATCTTCGGCCGTGTGGCGGACAAGCACGGGCGCAAGAACTCGATGATGATCTCGGTGCTGATGATGTGCTTCGGCTCGCTGCTCATCGCCTGCCTGCCCACCTACAACAGCATCGGGGTCTGGGCGCCGGTGCTGCTGCTGTTCGCCCGTCTGCTGCAAGGCCTGTCGGTGGGCGGCGAGTACGGCACCACCGCCACCTACATGAGCGAAGTGGCGCTCAAGGGCCAGCGCGGGTTCTTCGCCTCGTTCCAGTACGTGACCCTGATCGGCGGGCAACTGCTGGCGGTGCTGCTGGTGGTGATCCTGCAGCAGTTCCTCAGCGAAGATGAACTGCGCGCCTACGGCTGGCGGATCCCGTTCGTGGTCGGCGCGGCGGCGGCGCTGATCTCGCTGTTCCTGCGTCGCTCCCTGAAGGAGACCACCAGCAAGGAGGGCCGCGAGAACAAGGACGCCGGCAGCCTGCGCGCGCTGTTCCGCGACCACAAGGCCGCGTTCATCACCGTGCTCGGCTACACCGCCGGCGGCTCGCTGATCTTCTACACCTTCACCACCTACATGCAGAAGTACCTGGTGAACACCGCCGGCATGCACGCCAAGACCGCCAGTTACATCATGACCGGCGCGCTCTTCCTTTATATGTGCATGCAGCCGCTGTTCGGCATGCTCGCGGACAGGATCGGCCGACGCAATTCGATGCTCTGGTTCGGCGCCCTCGGTACGCTGTTCACGGTGCCGATCCTGCTGAGCCTGAAAAGCGTCAGCAGCCCGTTCCTGGCTTTCGTGCTGATCACCGTGGCGCTGGCCATCGTCAGTTTCTACACCTCGATCAGCGGCCTGGTGAAGGCCGAAATGTTCCCGCCCGAAGTCCGCGCCCTCGGCGTCGGCCTGGCGTATGCGGTGGCCAACGCGATCTTCGGCGGTTCGGCCGAATACGTGGCCCTGAGCCTGAAGTCGGCGGGCATGGAAAACTCGTTCTACTGGTACGTCACGGTGATGATGGCGGTGGCGTTCCTGTTCAGCCTGCGCCTGCCGAAACAGGCGGCGTACCTGCACCACGATCTCTGA